TCCAAGGAGAAGGATCATGGGAGAGGAAGCCGGATCGAAGGGAGGATCGAAGGGGGAGAAAAAGCGGTGGTGATTGAGGATCTCATCTCCACCGGAGAAAGTTCCCTGCAAGTGGTGAGGGCCCTGTGGGAAGAAAAGGTAGAGGTGCTGGGGGTTACCGCCATCTTCACCTACCAATTCCCCCTGGCGGAGCGGAATTTTAAGAAGGAAGATGTCCCCTTTTTTACCCTTACCGATTTCCACACCCTCATCGCCGAGGCGAAGAAGAGGGGAACCCTTTCGGAAGAGGAACTTCATCTCGTCCAAGAATGGCACCGGCAGTTTGTTTAAAAATTTCCATTCGAACTCCCCCTCCTCTAAAATCGAAATATAGACTAGGGTTACTTTTTTGACAAAAGGTAGGG
The DNA window shown above is from Thermicanus aegyptius DSM 12793 and carries:
- the pyrE gene encoding orotate phosphoribosyltransferase; its protein translation is MSQKEEIAATLLQIDAVMLRPHEPFTWASGIKSPIYTDNRLTISYPKIRRLIAEGLVSLIKEHFPEASLIAGAATGGIPHAAWVADLLQLPMVYVRSKEKDHGRGSRIEGRIEGGEKAVVIEDLISTGESSLQVVRALWEEKVEVLGVTAIFTYQFPLAERNFKKEDVPFFTLTDFHTLIAEAKKRGTLSEEELHLVQEWHRQFV